A section of the Phaseolus vulgaris cultivar G19833 chromosome 8, P. vulgaris v2.0, whole genome shotgun sequence genome encodes:
- the LOC137826738 gene encoding peroxisomal membrane protein 11C-like — MSTLDATRAELGLLVLYLGKAETRDKICRAIQYGSKFVSNGEPGTAQNVDKTTSLARKVFRLFKFVNDLHALISPTPQGTPLPLILLGKSKNALLSTFLFLDQIVWLGRSGIYQNKERTDLIGRISLFCWLGSSACSTLVELGELGRLSASMKKLEKELKNKNKYDDEQYRGKLNKSNERTLSLIKAGIDMVVAVGLLQLAPKTVTPRVTGAFGFVSSLISCYQLLPAPAKSKTS; from the exons ATGAGTACGTTGGATGCAACAAGGGCTGAACTTGGTCTTCTTGTTTTATATTTGGGCAAGGCTGAAACAAGAGACAAAATATGCAGGGCAATTCAGTATGGTTCCAAATTTGTGAGTAACGGGGAACCTGGTACTGCTCAGAATGTAGACAAGACAACCAGCTTGGCACGAAAGGTCTTCCGTCTCTTTAAG TTTGTCAATGACCTACATGCTTTGATAAGTCCAACACCACAGGGCACTCCCCTGCCCCTAATTCTGTTGGGAAAG tccaaGAATGCACTTCTCTCCACTTTCTTGTTTCTTGATCAAATTGTGTGGCTTGGCAGATCTGGAATCTACCAG AATAAAGAACGCACAGATTTAATTGGCCGGATATCTCTTTTTTGTTGGCTGGGTTCCTCGGCGTGCAGTACCTTGGTTGAG CTTGGGGAGCTTGGAAGACTCTCTGCATCAATGAAGAAATTAGAGAAAGAACTCAAGAACAAGAATAAATATGAT GATGAGCAATACCGTGGCAAACTAAACAAGTCAAATGAGAGGACTCTATCACTTATCAAAGCAGGAATTGATATGGTAGTAGCAGTTGGACTGCTTCAACTGGCACCCAAGACTGTTACTCCACGTGTTACTGGGGCATTTGGATTTGTATCATCTCTAATATCTTGCTATCAG CTGCTTCCTGCTCCGGCCAAATCCAAAACTTCGTGA
- the LOC137823879 gene encoding F-box protein At4g00755-like: MSTMEYHKDFITYLDTDTCLKILMCLDDPADFVRVTCVSRSWRHSVIANGLCKQLCLRMFPQLSRFAFVVELNQHGTKEHEEVGSSYSMEWLVLQREHRVFSYLGKALMSSVAMNCIAKTVGASSTDNFPQESIDNTLEPRDVISGRYSYWSSDGQSNPNVPETLTYELVSQICVITEINIQPFQAHFQLGSPIYSANSVRFKMGHPKDSLDAFDEELFVWTYTSPEFPMSQENRLQKFKLPEPVLCIGGILQIELLGRVQRQEMDGLLYMCVSHVQVLGGSLSPPFNVDILQPSGMFVLKRDQLANHQPVVTSGNESQDVSDEQRGLGDIQRIVTILRAQGVGVVEDEWDEDEYDIDDFDPEFAL, from the exons ATGTCCACAATGGAATATCATAAAGATTTTATCACCTATCTTGATACTGATACGTGTCTTAAGATACTCATGTGCCTGGATGATCCTGCTGATTTTGTTCGTGTCACCTGTGTCTCGCGATCTTGGAGACACTCTG TGATTGCAAATGGTCTTTGCAAGCAGCTGTGCTTGAGAATGTTTCCTCAATTATCTAGATTTGCTTTTGTTGTTGAACTGAATCAACATGGAACAAAGGAACATGAAGAGGTTGGATCTAGTTATTCTATGGAATGGCTAGTGCTACAGAGAGAACATAGAGTTTTTTCTTATTTAGGTAAAGCTCTCATGTCATCTGTTGCAATGAATTGCATTGCTAAGACAGTTGGTGCTTCTAGCACTGATAACTTTCCTCAGGAGAGCATTGATAATACACTTGAACCAAGAGATGTCATTTCTGGTAGATATTCCTACTGGTCAAGTGATGGACAAAGTAATCCCAATGTGCCTGAGACATTAACGTACGAATTGGTCTCTCAAATTTGTGTTATTACAGAAATCAATATCCAGCCTTTTCAAG CTCACTTTCAGCTGGGGTCACCAATATACTCAGCAAACTCTGTTCGGTTTAAAATGGGTCATCCTAAAGACTCTTTAGATGCTTTCGATGAAGAATTGTTTGTGTGGACCTATACTTCACCGGAGTTTCCAATGTCTCAG GAAAACCGACTACAGAAGTTCAAGCTTCCAGAACCTGTGCTTTGTATTGGGGGTATCTTGCAGATTGAGCTTTTGGGAAGGGTACAGAGACAAGAAATGGATGGTTTGTTATACATGTG TGTTTCTCATGTTCAAGTTCTGGGAGGCTCATTGTCACCACCGTTCAATGTGGATATTCTTCAGCCCTCTGGAATGTTTGTGTTGAAGAGGGACCAGCTGGCCAACCATCAGCCGGTAGTGACATCTGGAAATGAATCTCAAGATGTTTCCGACGAGCAAAGAGGACTGGGAGATATTCAGCGGATTGTGACTATATTGCGTGCACAAGGAGTAGGAGTCGTGGAAGATGAGTGGGATGAGGATGAATACGATATTGATGATTTTGATCCAGAATTTGCCCTCTGA